One window of the Haloarcula halobia genome contains the following:
- a CDS encoding protein-L-isoaspartate O-methyltransferase family protein has product MDPAVLRDDMVASLEHDSKGVVHSDWLSAAMRAVPREAFVGEEQAYSDRPFERLGTRVLAPNTAARLLEALDPDASDTVLVVGAGVGYTAAVLAEHVGAANVQAIDITRRLVIEARSNLAEAGYEGVLVDCRDGAGGLPEYAPYDRILVEAAAIEPPRALREQLSPDGRLVMPLGASQQALAIVTPDGVDQRLGSVAFKPMLVEGEQADTVERNRTRREDREHARRSAQSRNGWEQEWIDWDR; this is encoded by the coding sequence ATGGACCCGGCGGTACTGCGGGACGACATGGTCGCGAGCCTGGAACACGACAGCAAGGGCGTCGTGCACAGCGACTGGCTCTCGGCCGCGATGCGAGCGGTGCCGCGCGAGGCGTTCGTCGGCGAGGAGCAGGCTTACTCCGACCGGCCGTTCGAGCGCCTCGGCACCCGCGTGCTCGCACCCAACACCGCCGCACGGCTCCTCGAGGCGCTGGACCCGGACGCAAGCGACACGGTGCTGGTCGTGGGGGCGGGCGTGGGCTACACTGCCGCCGTACTCGCCGAACACGTCGGCGCGGCCAACGTCCAGGCCATCGACATCACCCGGCGGCTGGTCATCGAGGCGCGCTCGAACCTCGCGGAGGCGGGCTACGAGGGTGTGCTCGTCGACTGTCGCGACGGTGCCGGCGGCCTCCCGGAGTACGCCCCCTACGACCGGATCCTGGTGGAGGCGGCGGCCATCGAACCGCCGCGAGCGCTGCGCGAGCAGCTGTCGCCGGACGGACGGCTGGTGATGCCGCTCGGAGCCAGCCAGCAGGCACTCGCCATCGTGACGCCCGACGGCGTCGACCAGCGTCTGGGGAGCGTCGCGTTCAAACCGATGCTCGTCGAGGGCGAGCAGGCCGACACCGTCGAGCGCAACCGGACGCGGCGCGAGGACCGCGAACACGCCCGGCGGTCGGCCCAGTCCCGGAACGGCTGGGAGCAGGAGTGGATCGACTGGGACCGGTAG
- a CDS encoding CrcB family protein, whose amino-acid sequence MSESHTLSRAEPLLLVAVGGFVGAVLRHAVSVSAPGLGVVEGAVVGTLAVNVLGSFALGVLLYEAHLADTLSAETRLVLGTGFLSSFTTYSTFAVQTSDLAPALAVGNVAANYALAFLAVVGGRLVARWLS is encoded by the coding sequence ATGAGCGAGTCACACACCCTCTCGCGGGCCGAACCGCTCTTGCTCGTGGCCGTCGGCGGGTTCGTGGGGGCCGTCCTGCGCCACGCGGTGTCGGTCTCGGCACCCGGCCTGGGGGTAGTCGAGGGTGCCGTCGTCGGGACGCTGGCCGTCAACGTCCTGGGGAGCTTCGCGCTGGGGGTCCTGCTGTACGAGGCCCACCTGGCCGACACGCTGTCGGCGGAGACCCGGCTGGTGCTCGGGACGGGCTTTCTCTCCTCGTTTACCACCTACAGCACCTTCGCCGTCCAGACCAGCGACCTGGCGCCGGCCTTGGCGGTCGGGAACGTCGCCGCGAACTACGCGCTGGCCTTCCTTGCCGTCGTCGGAGGCCGACTCGTCGCGAGGTGGCTGTCGTGA
- a CDS encoding metal ABC transporter permease gives MSLLLVALQSSPLDSVLWPLYLLLELWTDLLFWVAGVTGLELLQYRFMHRAILVGLCIGVMAPLIGTFLVHRQLALIGDALAHTAFAGVAVGLFLNGVFSLGVSPYLTAVVVAMLAALLIELISEATDAYNDVSMAIVLSTGFALGTVLISLNAGGLAVGINQFLFGNLSTVSMENAAILLVLFTVIVVTVAVTRNQLLYVTFDETAAAVSGLSVGWYNRIMVMLTALVVVGAMQIMGVILVAAMLVVPVAGAAQVSRSFSQSLLVSVVLAELAVLLGIGVSYYGGATAGGVIVLVAVAIYVLAVVVGKVQTAVGDDSVAEVGHISAEDADSTAD, from the coding sequence ATGAGCCTCCTGCTCGTCGCACTCCAGTCGAGCCCGCTCGATTCGGTCCTCTGGCCCCTGTACCTGCTGCTGGAGCTGTGGACGGACCTGCTGTTCTGGGTCGCCGGCGTGACGGGGCTGGAGCTGCTCCAGTACCGCTTCATGCACCGCGCCATCCTCGTCGGGCTCTGCATCGGCGTGATGGCGCCGCTCATCGGGACCTTCCTGGTCCACCGGCAACTGGCGCTCATCGGCGACGCGCTCGCCCACACCGCCTTCGCGGGCGTCGCCGTCGGCCTCTTTCTCAACGGCGTCTTCAGCCTCGGCGTCTCGCCGTATCTGACGGCCGTGGTCGTCGCGATGCTGGCGGCGCTGCTCATCGAACTCATCTCCGAGGCGACCGACGCCTACAACGACGTCTCGATGGCCATCGTCCTCTCGACGGGGTTCGCGCTGGGGACCGTCCTCATCAGCCTCAACGCCGGCGGGTTGGCGGTCGGCATCAACCAGTTCCTCTTTGGCAACCTCTCGACGGTGTCGATGGAGAACGCCGCCATCCTGCTCGTCCTCTTTACCGTCATCGTCGTGACCGTCGCGGTCACCCGCAACCAGCTGCTCTATGTCACCTTCGACGAGACGGCCGCGGCCGTCTCCGGGCTCTCGGTCGGCTGGTACAACCGCATCATGGTGATGCTCACCGCGCTGGTCGTCGTCGGCGCGATGCAGATCATGGGCGTCATCCTGGTCGCCGCGATGCTGGTCGTCCCCGTCGCCGGCGCGGCCCAGGTCTCCCGCAGCTTCTCCCAGTCACTGCTGGTCTCGGTCGTCCTCGCCGAACTCGCGGTCCTGCTGGGCATCGGCGTCTCGTACTACGGCGGGGCGACAGCCGGGGGCGTCATCGTCCTCGTGGCCGTCGCAATCTACGTCCTCGCCGTGGTCGTCGGGAAGGTACAGACGGCCGTCGGCGACGATTCGGTCGCCGAGGTCGGGCACATCTCCGCCGAGGACGCGGATTCGACCGCCGACTGA
- a CDS encoding HVO_0476 family zinc finger protein, whose amino-acid sequence MTDATPGDRIALPCPACSPELETVHEVLKPGGQVTVRCTACDHVHKERLPEERTVQTDVVVSQDGDSFSAQVDVPEDEGLKVGEEFLLETEEAVMTVRITSLETAEGRTEEAPVTDVETIWSRAVGNVAINVTMHPKDGRHDETESLKLQVPGDFEFVVGGTEKFGDEEFTVEGIHVREDAHGYQHEKLDFDGDIAFAKDIARLLVRDESTTAWSAW is encoded by the coding sequence ATGACTGACGCTACACCGGGCGACCGCATCGCGTTGCCGTGCCCGGCCTGTTCGCCGGAGTTAGAGACCGTCCACGAGGTCCTCAAACCGGGCGGCCAGGTCACGGTCCGCTGTACGGCCTGCGACCACGTCCACAAGGAGCGACTGCCCGAGGAACGCACCGTCCAGACCGACGTCGTCGTCTCGCAGGACGGCGACTCCTTCTCCGCGCAGGTCGACGTCCCGGAGGACGAGGGTCTGAAGGTCGGCGAAGAGTTCCTCCTCGAGACCGAGGAGGCGGTCATGACCGTCCGCATCACCAGCCTCGAGACCGCCGAGGGGCGCACCGAGGAGGCCCCGGTCACCGACGTCGAGACCATCTGGTCCCGCGCGGTCGGGAACGTCGCGATCAACGTCACGATGCACCCGAAGGACGGCCGCCACGACGAGACCGAGAGCCTCAAGCTGCAGGTCCCCGGCGACTTCGAGTTCGTCGTCGGCGGGACCGAGAAGTTCGGCGACGAGGAGTTCACCGTCGAGGGCATCCACGTCCGGGAGGACGCCCACGGCTACCAGCACGAGAAGCTGGACTTCGACGGCGACATCGCCTTCGCGAAGGACATCGCCCGGCTGCTGGTGCGCGACGAGTCGACCACGGCCTGGTCGGCCTGGTAG
- a CDS encoding metallophosphoesterase gives MNIGIVSDTHDNLDRVEAAVETFQREGCETVVHCGDFVAPFSVTPFDGDWTFYAVRGNNDGEWAVDATVESFGTYLGEMGELSLDGTEVAVYHGTSGAIVDALVECGTYDYVVHGHTHEAGTEEYEGTVRVNPGGIAIPPAPDPFSVATLDTESGALTFHDLG, from the coding sequence ATGAACATCGGCATCGTGTCCGACACTCACGACAACCTAGACCGGGTCGAGGCGGCAGTCGAGACGTTCCAGCGCGAGGGCTGTGAGACGGTCGTCCACTGTGGCGACTTTGTCGCGCCCTTCTCGGTGACGCCGTTCGACGGCGACTGGACGTTCTACGCGGTTCGGGGGAACAACGACGGCGAGTGGGCCGTCGACGCCACCGTCGAGTCGTTCGGCACGTACCTCGGCGAGATGGGCGAACTGAGCCTCGACGGGACCGAGGTGGCCGTCTACCACGGGACCAGCGGGGCCATCGTCGACGCGCTGGTGGAGTGTGGCACCTACGACTACGTCGTCCACGGGCACACCCACGAGGCCGGCACCGAGGAGTACGAGGGGACGGTCCGGGTCAACCCCGGCGGCATCGCCATCCCGCCGGCGCCGGACCCCTTCTCCGTGGCGACGCTGGACACCGAGAGCGGCGCACTGACGTTCCACGACCTGGGGTGA
- a CDS encoding ATP-binding protein, producing MVVIGRETGRGDGPVAPLGRYRARDGSHGARVTLDVDRPHLGLVVGKRGTGKSYTLGVLLEGLAAAEGVTPVVADPMGAFGGLAGAEPHIEARRVDPQVRADSLGPRQWCTVLDLAPDGGAGALVWQAASECATLAAMREWVSASDAAPSARRAAANHLDLAASWDVFDPDGLGAGGLCADEVTVLDLTGLHSGPAGAVLAAVATVLYDARVADATDRLPWLLVDEAHAFTDGAAARPLRRLVTRGRQPGVSCWLATQRPSALPAVAVSQADLLVAHHLTSRADLDALAAARPTYLAEGLSAGLPAETGTALVVDDATESAHTVRVRERETPHEGESPCASALTDGDGRPSARAATDRN from the coding sequence ATGGTCGTCATCGGACGCGAGACGGGACGCGGGGACGGGCCGGTCGCCCCGCTGGGGCGGTACCGGGCGCGAGACGGAAGTCACGGGGCACGCGTAACACTCGACGTCGACCGGCCACACCTGGGACTGGTCGTCGGCAAGCGCGGCACCGGAAAGTCCTACACGCTCGGGGTCCTGCTGGAGGGGCTGGCCGCGGCCGAGGGGGTGACGCCGGTAGTCGCCGACCCGATGGGCGCCTTCGGCGGGCTCGCCGGCGCGGAGCCGCACATCGAGGCACGCCGGGTCGACCCGCAGGTTCGGGCAGACAGCCTCGGCCCACGCCAGTGGTGTACCGTCCTCGACCTGGCGCCCGACGGCGGCGCCGGCGCGCTCGTCTGGCAGGCCGCCAGCGAGTGTGCGACGCTCGCGGCGATGCGGGAGTGGGTCTCCGCGAGCGACGCCGCCCCGTCCGCTCGCCGGGCGGCGGCGAACCACCTCGACCTGGCGGCGTCCTGGGACGTCTTCGACCCCGACGGGCTGGGCGCCGGGGGGCTGTGTGCCGACGAGGTGACCGTCCTGGACCTGACCGGCCTCCACAGCGGCCCGGCCGGCGCGGTCCTCGCGGCCGTCGCCACCGTCCTCTACGACGCCCGGGTCGCCGATGCCACCGACCGTTTGCCCTGGCTGCTCGTCGACGAGGCCCACGCGTTCACCGACGGTGCCGCGGCCCGCCCACTCCGGCGCCTGGTCACCAGAGGGCGCCAGCCCGGCGTCAGCTGCTGGCTGGCGACGCAGCGACCCAGCGCGCTCCCGGCCGTCGCCGTCTCGCAGGCCGACCTGCTGGTCGCGCACCACCTGACGAGTCGGGCGGACCTCGACGCGCTGGCAGCGGCGCGACCGACCTACCTGGCCGAGGGCCTATCGGCGGGTCTGCCGGCGGAGACGGGGACGGCGCTGGTCGTCGACGACGCCACCGAATCGGCGCACACCGTCCGGGTTCGCGAGCGCGAGACCCCACACGAGGGCGAGAGTCCCTGCGCGTCCGCACTCACCGACGGTGACGGCCGCCCGTCGGCCCGAGCGGCGACCGACCGCAACTGA
- a CDS encoding fluoride efflux transporter FluC, translating to MNPLLLVGAGGVAGALGRHLVGTRLERDRADTLAVNVLGSVLLGALVATPIDESALLVVGTGFCGAFTTFSSFAFETVRLAELGHPRAAGLYASGTLLAALVGVTAGGAIAVVLW from the coding sequence GTGAACCCCCTGCTACTGGTCGGGGCGGGCGGCGTCGCGGGCGCGCTCGGACGCCACCTCGTGGGCACACGCCTGGAACGCGACCGGGCCGACACGCTGGCTGTGAACGTCCTCGGGAGCGTCCTGCTGGGCGCGCTGGTCGCCACACCGATCGACGAGAGTGCCCTGCTGGTCGTCGGGACGGGGTTCTGTGGCGCGTTCACGACGTTCTCGTCGTTCGCCTTCGAGACGGTTCGCCTGGCCGAACTCGGCCACCCGCGGGCGGCGGGCCTGTACGCCAGCGGGACGCTGCTCGCGGCGCTGGTCGGGGTCACAGCCGGCGGGGCAATCGCCGTCGTCCTGTGGTAG
- a CDS encoding DUF7533 family protein: MPRGILETVGLVTVLVFAIPVALFGAEHLVRGELLQGVVFIAIAGLMVAVEQYLTTPTDVPGLVAEKTVGAVVKTDESDTED, encoded by the coding sequence ATGCCGAGGGGTATCCTCGAGACGGTCGGGCTGGTGACGGTGCTGGTCTTTGCCATCCCCGTCGCGCTGTTCGGCGCCGAACACCTCGTCCGCGGGGAGCTTCTCCAGGGCGTCGTCTTCATCGCCATCGCCGGTCTGATGGTCGCCGTCGAGCAGTACCTCACGACGCCGACGGACGTCCCCGGGCTGGTCGCGGAGAAGACCGTCGGGGCCGTCGTGAAGACCGACGAGTCCGACACCGAGGATTAG
- a CDS encoding protein-L-isoaspartate(D-aspartate) O-methyltransferase → MPDWGRQRAALVDRLGTRDHIDEAVLDALETVPRHRFVPEGVREEAYEDRPLPIGEGQTISAPHMVARMADLLDLRPGDDVLEVGTGCGYHAAVTAELVGPDHVYSVEYHEPLAERARETLASLGYDAVSVRVGDGKEGWAEHAPYERAYLTCAAPSFPPAVVEQLQPGGLLLAPIGGDQQRLVEARRRADGSLSAETHGPVRFVRLQ, encoded by the coding sequence ATGCCCGACTGGGGACGACAGCGGGCGGCGCTCGTCGACCGACTCGGTACACGCGACCACATCGACGAAGCCGTCCTGGACGCGCTCGAGACGGTCCCGCGACACCGGTTCGTCCCCGAGGGGGTCCGCGAGGAGGCCTACGAGGACCGCCCGTTGCCCATCGGCGAGGGACAGACCATCTCGGCGCCGCACATGGTCGCGAGGATGGCCGATCTGCTTGACCTCCGGCCCGGCGACGACGTACTCGAGGTCGGCACCGGGTGTGGCTACCACGCCGCCGTCACGGCCGAGTTGGTCGGCCCCGACCACGTCTACAGCGTCGAGTATCACGAACCGCTGGCCGAGCGCGCCCGCGAGACGCTCGCGTCGCTGGGCTACGACGCCGTCTCGGTTCGCGTCGGCGACGGGAAGGAGGGGTGGGCCGAGCACGCGCCCTACGAGCGTGCCTACCTGACCTGTGCGGCCCCGTCCTTCCCGCCGGCCGTCGTCGAGCAACTCCAGCCAGGGGGCCTGTTGCTCGCCCCCATCGGCGGCGACCAGCAGCGCCTCGTCGAGGCCCGGCGCCGCGCCGACGGCTCGCTGTCGGCCGAGACCCACGGCCCCGTCCGGTTCGTCCGGTTGCAGTAG
- a CDS encoding aminopeptidase — protein sequence MDNSSLRKPAETAIHQCLNLQADESCAVVTDDKRKAIGEALYRVAGETTDDSVFVRYPPGDQHGEEPPAPVAGAMRTADVVLAPTTKSLTHTEARSEANAAGARVATLPGITEGVFLMGLDADYEAIEQHCEDVLAQVQDAGEIRVTTPQGTDITFGLGSREWHLDTGIVHEAGEMSNLPAGEVFVSPETADGTFVVDGTMRPHGKLDGELLSFEVEDGQVTDISDPAIREQVEDAAEEVGADAYNLAELGIGTNVAVTELVGSVLLDEKAGGTVHIAIGDDHAIGGDVHAPLHLDGILTEPTVYADGEVVDLPQGER from the coding sequence ATGGACAACTCCTCGCTGCGGAAGCCAGCGGAGACCGCCATCCACCAGTGTCTGAACCTCCAGGCCGACGAATCGTGTGCCGTCGTCACCGACGACAAGCGCAAGGCCATCGGGGAGGCGCTGTACCGGGTCGCCGGCGAGACCACCGACGACAGCGTCTTCGTCCGCTACCCGCCGGGCGACCAGCACGGCGAGGAACCGCCGGCGCCGGTCGCCGGGGCGATGCGGACGGCAGACGTGGTCCTCGCGCCGACCACCAAGAGCCTGACCCACACCGAGGCCCGGAGCGAGGCCAACGCCGCCGGCGCCCGGGTCGCGACGCTGCCGGGCATCACCGAGGGCGTGTTCCTGATGGGGCTGGACGCCGACTACGAGGCCATCGAGCAGCACTGTGAGGACGTGCTCGCCCAGGTGCAGGACGCCGGCGAGATTCGAGTCACGACCCCCCAGGGCACGGACATCACCTTCGGCCTCGGGTCGCGGGAGTGGCACCTCGACACCGGTATCGTCCACGAGGCCGGCGAGATGTCGAACCTCCCCGCCGGCGAGGTGTTCGTCTCGCCCGAGACGGCTGACGGCACCTTCGTCGTCGACGGGACGATGCGTCCCCACGGAAAACTCGACGGCGAACTGCTCTCCTTCGAGGTCGAGGACGGCCAGGTGACCGACATCTCCGACCCGGCCATCCGCGAGCAGGTCGAGGACGCCGCCGAGGAAGTCGGCGCGGACGCCTACAACCTCGCCGAACTTGGCATCGGGACCAACGTCGCCGTCACCGAACTGGTCGGGTCGGTGCTGCTGGACGAGAAGGCCGGCGGCACCGTCCACATCGCCATCGGCGACGACCACGCCATCGGGGGCGACGTCCACGCGCCGCTGCACCTGGACGGTATCCTGACGGAGCCGACCGTGTACGCGGACGGGGAGGTCGTAGACCTCCCGCAGGGCGAGCGGTGA
- a CDS encoding DUF7382 domain-containing protein: MFEALWRDDRAIEGLPIRLVIALVVGVACLSVMMSTISGMETLQVTEVDVEPVPEVTSPGSQNVTVTVVDPDGGPVAGATVVAKSGTASLSGVSTAETNATGTATLALSPTLEKNQGEGTVRFDVKPPAGSNYRDDRSNTALLVVRS; the protein is encoded by the coding sequence ATGTTCGAGGCGCTGTGGCGCGACGACCGCGCCATCGAGGGACTGCCCATCAGACTGGTCATCGCGCTCGTCGTCGGCGTGGCCTGCCTGAGCGTGATGATGAGCACCATCTCCGGGATGGAGACGCTACAGGTCACCGAGGTCGACGTCGAACCCGTTCCGGAGGTGACCTCGCCGGGGTCACAGAACGTGACCGTCACCGTCGTCGACCCCGACGGGGGACCGGTCGCCGGGGCGACGGTGGTCGCAAAGAGCGGGACGGCGTCGCTCTCGGGGGTATCGACGGCCGAGACGAACGCCACCGGGACGGCGACGCTCGCGCTGTCGCCCACGCTGGAGAAGAACCAGGGCGAGGGAACCGTCAGGTTCGACGTGAAACCGCCCGCGGGGAGCAACTACCGGGACGACCGGTCGAACACGGCGCTCCTGGTGGTCCGGTCGTGA
- a CDS encoding RNA ligase partner protein, whose translation MAERPLKQRFVLDTSLFLTTEIRGPDGDLEAACLDLLDLIAAAKQIHNISCYMPPSIKDELTTMLEDRDISDEVLTKLDTWVITKSPAHYEVMIPAELVYTFIDEMSDRVNRGLRVSEKAVRKAEESRAETVEDHDHMTQVDAVISELRDEYRDTLRQGVLDSREDFDLLILARELDAGVVTEDRGIINWAEDFGLRYLKGRAFPSLLREYLAADDPDRWRDQS comes from the coding sequence ATGGCCGAGCGCCCGCTCAAACAACGCTTCGTGCTCGACACGTCGCTGTTTCTCACGACGGAGATACGCGGCCCGGACGGCGACCTCGAGGCGGCCTGTCTCGATCTGCTCGACCTCATCGCGGCGGCGAAACAGATCCACAACATCTCCTGTTACATGCCACCGTCGATCAAGGACGAGCTGACGACGATGCTGGAAGACCGGGATATCAGCGACGAGGTGCTGACGAAACTCGACACCTGGGTCATCACGAAGTCGCCGGCCCACTACGAGGTGATGATTCCGGCCGAGCTCGTCTACACGTTCATCGACGAGATGTCCGACCGGGTCAACCGCGGCCTGCGCGTCTCCGAGAAGGCCGTCCGCAAGGCCGAGGAGTCCCGCGCCGAGACCGTCGAGGACCACGACCACATGACCCAGGTCGACGCGGTCATCTCCGAACTGCGCGACGAGTACCGCGACACGCTCCGTCAGGGCGTGCTCGACTCCCGGGAGGACTTCGACCTGCTCATCCTGGCCCGCGAGCTCGACGCCGGCGTCGTCACGGAGGACCGGGGCATCATCAACTGGGCCGAGGACTTCGGCCTGCGCTACCTGAAAGGCCGGGCGTTCCCCTCGCTCCTGCGGGAGTACCTGGCGGCCGACGACCCGGACCGCTGGCGCGACCAGTCCTAA
- a CDS encoding SDR family oxidoreductase, with the protein MSEAKVAIVTAAGSGIGEACARRLHEDGYTPVLLSRSGSAVEVAEDLGGDGFEGSVTDPADLAALVETTAERYGRIDAVVNNTGHPATGDLLEITDEEWHEGLDLVLLNTVRMARLVTPIMADQGHGSIVNISTFSAFEPSSAFPVSSVLRAGLGSFTKLYADRYASAGIRMNTVQPGFVDSYDVDEETRAQIPMERPARTEEIADTVAYLLSSESSYVTGQNIRVDGGLTASV; encoded by the coding sequence ATGTCCGAAGCGAAGGTGGCCATAGTGACTGCTGCTGGAAGTGGAATCGGGGAGGCCTGTGCCCGGCGACTCCACGAGGACGGCTACACGCCGGTACTGCTCTCACGGTCGGGGAGCGCTGTCGAGGTCGCGGAGGACCTCGGTGGCGACGGGTTCGAGGGGTCGGTGACCGACCCCGCCGACCTGGCGGCGCTCGTCGAGACCACCGCGGAGCGCTACGGGCGAATCGACGCGGTCGTGAACAATACGGGCCACCCGGCGACGGGCGACCTCCTCGAGATCACCGACGAGGAGTGGCACGAAGGGTTGGACCTCGTCCTGTTGAACACGGTCCGGATGGCACGACTCGTCACCCCGATCATGGCGGACCAGGGTCACGGGTCCATCGTGAACATCTCCACCTTCTCGGCGTTCGAACCGTCGAGCGCGTTCCCCGTCTCCTCGGTGCTTCGAGCTGGGCTCGGGAGTTTCACCAAGCTCTACGCCGATAGATACGCGTCGGCCGGGATCCGAATGAACACGGTCCAGCCCGGATTCGTCGATAGTTACGACGTAGACGAGGAAACGAGAGCGCAGATCCCGATGGAGCGCCCGGCACGGACCGAAGAGATCGCAGACACGGTCGCGTATCTGCTCTCTTCGGAGTCCAGCTACGTCACGGGCCAGAACATCCGTGTCGACGGTGGCCTCACAGCCTCCGTCTAG
- a CDS encoding type II glyceraldehyde-3-phosphate dehydrogenase, whose translation MLHVGINGFGTIGKRVADAVRAQPDMTVAGVAKRSPNFEATIATDRGYDLYAAGDRDPFEDAGIPTAGTVHDLVAASDVVVDATPSGVGAENAALYAEYDTPAIFQGGEDVDVADVSFNARANYAAAVGAQSARVVSCNTTGLSRLFAPIEEAYGIEKARVTLVRRGGDPGDASRGPINDTLPDPVKIPSHHGPDVQTVFPDLDIDTMGMKVPTTQMHTHSVNVTLASEPTSDAVRDLLSRESRLFLIPESLGIDGTGKIKEYTRDAGRSRGDVWENCIWAESVTVEGRDLYLFQAIHQEADVVPENIDAVRALSRRTASAEQSIARTNEALGIGRGLVQHEGAPARVDGLADD comes from the coding sequence ATGCTCCACGTGGGCATCAACGGATTCGGCACCATCGGCAAACGCGTCGCTGACGCGGTGCGTGCCCAACCGGACATGACTGTCGCGGGCGTCGCGAAACGCTCGCCGAACTTCGAGGCAACCATCGCGACCGACCGGGGCTACGACCTCTATGCCGCCGGCGACCGCGACCCCTTCGAGGACGCCGGCATCCCGACCGCTGGGACCGTCCACGACCTGGTCGCCGCGAGCGACGTCGTCGTCGACGCCACCCCCAGCGGCGTCGGGGCCGAGAACGCAGCCCTCTATGCCGAGTACGACACGCCGGCCATCTTCCAGGGCGGCGAGGACGTCGACGTCGCCGACGTGAGTTTCAACGCCCGGGCGAACTACGCCGCCGCCGTCGGCGCCCAGTCTGCCCGCGTGGTCTCGTGTAACACCACCGGCCTCTCGCGCCTGTTTGCCCCCATCGAGGAGGCCTACGGCATCGAGAAGGCCCGCGTGACGCTCGTGCGCCGGGGCGGCGACCCGGGCGATGCGAGCCGTGGACCGATCAACGACACGTTGCCCGACCCGGTGAAGATTCCCTCCCACCACGGGCCGGACGTCCAGACCGTCTTCCCCGACCTGGACATCGACACGATGGGCATGAAAGTGCCCACGACGCAGATGCACACCCACTCGGTCAACGTCACGCTCGCGTCCGAACCCACCAGTGACGCGGTCAGGGACCTCCTCTCGCGGGAGTCCCGGCTCTTTCTCATCCCCGAGTCGCTGGGCATCGACGGCACGGGCAAGATAAAGGAGTACACGCGCGACGCCGGCCGCTCGCGGGGCGACGTCTGGGAGAACTGCATCTGGGCCGAGTCGGTCACCGTCGAGGGCCGGGACCTCTACCTGTTCCAGGCCATCCACCAGGAGGCCGACGTCGTCCCCGAGAACATCGACGCCGTCCGGGCGCTCTCCCGGCGGACGGCCAGCGCCGAGCAGAGCATCGCCCGCACGAACGAGGCGCTCGGCATCGGCCGCGGCCTCGTCCAGCACGAGGGGGCGCCCGCCCGCGTCGACGGCCTCGCGGACGACTGA